Within Chroicocephalus ridibundus chromosome 11, bChrRid1.1, whole genome shotgun sequence, the genomic segment gtgtctgtgttgGGAGCGGAGGAGGTCTCGTTAGCGCTCAGCGCGCCGGGGCAGGCACGGCCGTGTACACACAGCACATATAAACAATCACACGATATATATCTCTCTACTGTTTGTTTAACTCCGGCGAGGGTCGGCCCGCACCGGAAGGCCTACTCCTGCCGGGCCGCTCTGCCCCGCGCCTCGTCTGCTCcgggggagcggcgcggggcCGCGCAGGCGCACTCGGCCCGAGGGGAGCGGCCGCGCCCGGGGCCTCCTCGCCCCGCTcagggccggcggggccgcggtGTGGATGCTGCGGGGCTCCGGGGGGCGCCTTACCCCGCCGCGGGGCTCCGGGGGAGCCCTGCCTCGTCCCGGGCCTGTCAgccgggccggcggcggtgggctcagccctgctgcggtGACCGGGCCCGGCCGGCGGAGCTGGGCTGGTCCTGCAGAAAGCGCCTGTGGAGGCTTCGCTTAGAAACGGGCCCGGGGCGGCGCGGGCTGGGTGTCACCGGCGCTGGTGGCGCTTTGTCACCCGGCGTTGCCACTATGCCACCCCTCCCTCAGGAGGGGCTGCCCTCAGCATACACAGGGCCGCTTGGCGTCCTGAGAACTTGGCAAAACCAGGGGGTAATGAGCGTGGCTAATGGACGGCATCAGAGCACATGTTGCTGTTTTCCTCCTCGTGTTACAAAGAACAGGAGTCCGATGaaatttaaagacagaaaaattcaaGTATACCGACTCAGAAGAGCACAGTACAGTCACAATAAACTTTGTGGTACAGTTAATGTCTTAAATTGTGTATGGGGATGCCTGagtttttaattcattaattgGGAAATGTAATACACTAAGCTTGCTATGACAGTGGGATTAATTAAGGAAGTTACACAGACTTTGGTTTCATACCTTCTCCTGGGGCTTTGGTTCATTGATATTAAACAGTTCATAATCCCGTCTTTTCCATGGGATTCCGTGTAAAGATCTAAAATCACTTcggagatattttaaaattactcatCCCAGTGCTTTTGTGCTATATATACATGTCGTTCACCTGATTTTACAGCTGAACAGGCGGAGGCGTCCACATCTGCAGCAGTTTTGCACGGGTCGAGAGGAAGGCGGCTGCAGGGCTGCAGGTGTGACCTGTTCACGGTGGTTCCAAGTACGAGAACGCCTTCCCCGTCAGGTTTGTTGTGCTAATTGTTCATAAGAAGCATCAAACTCTGCGCTGCTGGTGCTCCTTTCTTCAGATCTGGGGTCCCTGAAAAGGTCTCATCCAAACACAGTCCCAAGCCAAAACTACGAAACTGGGATCTTCACAAATGTGATTAGCTTCACTAGTGTGAGCAGTCCCCTTGGGATTCTTCACCATTGTACAGACAAATGTGTGTAATTGCAGAATCAAGGCCTTAGGCTGTGAGAAGTGAAGAAATCACAGCTTGAGGTGGTATATCTGTAGCTTCTTTGTGGGAGGTTTTGTATTAATAGTCAATTAATTCAATGTGTCAAACaaataaagctttaaatatttagagaTTAGGAGGTGCTTAATAAAAAATTTacagggaaaaaggaagattCCCTGATCACTACAGTGGCATGCAGTTATTCAAAATAAAGTAGGTAGGATAACATAGACAGATCATTAAATACTTTGTGTTTACCATGTCAAGACTCTGTGAGAACAGCCATTGATGTATACCAAAtacagaggagaggaagagccTTATCATCTGGCCAGACTTCCCTACCTAGTGTTTTTATTCGAGCATTTTACTGTTTATGGAAGCTGTCCCAGGCACAGACTATGCCTTATTTTTTGGAAGGGGAAAGATGTCATCAGCCGACAATCTGCTGTAATGTGGGAGTTGGCAAGGTGGcgtcctccacctctccttttgATGGGGCTCCTCAGTGCAGGAAAGAATGAGAATCTGGTTGGACTGCAGGTGGGAAACAAGTGACCAGAGACCCCTGACATTtgtgagcagccccagccccagtgcTCTGTTTGATTTGTTAAGTCCCTGGATAAAACAATTATCTGGCCTTCTCTCCCTGATTTCATTAATCTTTCTAATGGAAGAGCTTCAACAGAGTGTCCCCCCTGTAGCATTGGAGTATTCTGGAGAGGAAGAGCTGTGGGTTCAAAATTTGGGGTGCCTGACATCTTTAGAAGGTGTAAACTCAGCTGTTGCACTAGTCACTGTTATAAACCCTTGCTTGGATCCAGCCCTTGGGCCATACGAACACCGCGTAGGCAGTGGCAAGTTAGGAggcattctttttatttcataaaagctTTTGGGATAAAACCAGTCGAAAACTAGGAGATCAAAGAAGAACCGTGTGTTATTGTACACGTGTGGACAGTTTTGTTGAACATGAGTCTCCACAGTTAATCTCCAGAAAACTCTTCATATTGAAATATGGTCtgagaggcaaaggaaaaaagagctacatataaacaaaaataaaagtatgtaaGAATAAAAGGtgagaacccattaaaaaccctgtgctgctctgcttttgctgtgcaCTCCAAGTTGTCGTTTTGGAAAAGGATGTGCCTTggattatgtgtgtgtgtgtgcataggAGAGGAGAGGGCTTTTTGAGTTGATTATTATAGAAGCTGTAAGTAATTAGGTAGTAGTATTGAAAATAAACAGGGTTtagggtttgggttgtttttttttgcttggcgTTGTTACTGCACCGTGAGTTTGTCTCATCCTGCAGCTCCCATCAGCAGAGAACGAAAAATAGGCAGAACTTTTTAGACTCTTTGATAATGACTGTAATTAGCATCACAAGCTATGGAAATTGCAGTATTCCCTAAAGGTTTCTTGTCATTCTCCCATGTTTCTGCGcttgaaaacaaagatttttaagaCAAGGTATCTTCTGTATTTGGTACTGTCCCACTCATGGTGATGTTCCAGCCCCCATGGCTGCGGGAATCCGTTCTTAATGCTTGTGTCAGAGTCGTATTTCTGAGCTGGTCTGTGTGAAAGCTGTTTCCTGCCAGAAAGTAAACACGCTACTTTTAAACAGTGTATGTTGTTCAGCATCCAAAATGAAGCCTTTTTCTTTATGATGTGGTCATAGCACGTAGCGTGGGATTTTCGGAGCTAGTGAAAATGTTAGTAAGAGAAAGTGCGTTTTAAAATCCCAGTATGTGAATGTTTTAATCAGGAATTCGATGAtgtcataaaataaattatttttgcccTTAAAACATGTGCCAGGGCTGGGTCAAACTACAGCATAAAGGCAGTATTATGGTATGATGGCGCTGACTGATTTATTAGAGCCCTTGCCGTAGAGGCCGTTAGCATCGGAGGTGGGTAGATTTCTCCTGCCCGAGCCTCCACCTGTAGCACGGGGTGATCAGTCCTCAACTCGCCCGAACTGAAAAGATCTtgtgtttctttccttgtttttcaatTTGGGTCATTAACTGCCGTGTCTGATTCATTTCGAAGCTGAATAATTCTGACAGCTGACAATTTGGTACACATACCAGAGGCTGAGCTGCGGAGCCGCAAAGCTGGCGAGGCTCCTGCGGCCCCAGCAGAGGCTCTACCTGCTGCACCCCGGCAGCTCCGGCACAAAGGGGATGCCGGACACGTATTCCCTGGGGAACTAATTGGTCAAAGTAAGGTCATCCCAAGCATCTGCAACCCACCTTTGTGTTTATCCTGGATAAACCTTTGGTTACAAACCAGCAAATGCATCCACGTTCTTTTCAAAGCTCGGAGTTGAACTGCTCAGTCGCAGCATCAGATTATTAATAGCACTCTTCGTTATCTTCACcgtttgtttattatttatatttctgttcattttgaagTTTGTTTGGGTGTGAAGAGAAGATCATGGGTTCACGGGTTTGTCCAGAATTCTGCCACACAAGTACAATGTTCAGTAATtgtaaatattgttatttttattacttcatgTTATTGCTGTCATGATGGGAATAGAAGGATTTAGCTCTAGAAATACGGTACTTCACACAGACTGAGAGGCAAATTGTCTTCAATGACTGACCAAAAGCGGGAAGAAGGCAGAAATGCCATCTCTTTTGAATTAATTATGAACCACACAGCTCTTGCTATTATCTGTTTACACATTATTGGCCTTGTGATGTGCTGGTGAGAGATTTCCTTTCACTGTCTGCTCCAAACGTACGT encodes:
- the LOC134521987 gene encoding uncharacterized protein LOC134521987: MGLGKLCVSVLGAEEVSLALSAPGQARPCTHSTYKQSHDIYLSTVCLTPARVGPHRKAYSCRAALPRASSAPGERRGAAQAHSARGERPRPGPPRPAQGRRGRGVDAAGLRGAPYPAAGLRGSPASSRACQPGRRRWAQPCCGDRARPAELGWSCRKRLWRLRLETGPGRRGLGVTGAGGALSPGVATMPPLPQEGLPSAYTGPLGVLRTWQNQGVMSVANGRHQSTCCCFPPRVTKNRSPMKFKDRKIQVYRLRRAQYSHNKLCAEQAEASTSAAVLHGSRGRRLQGCRCDLFTVVPSTRTPSPSGLLC